The proteins below come from a single Drosophila teissieri strain GT53w chromosome 3L, Prin_Dtei_1.1, whole genome shotgun sequence genomic window:
- the LOC122616556 gene encoding transmembrane protein 60 isoform X1 → MSFCEHLVATVIAVTQHWTKCIRLTMTLAHRALFTWFIVLVFLILLCLRLDPRTTWNWFVTFTPLWFFDVIIIIYVIIKFIRKWRNLTCLTDLLFLYKWNIAGVLLTIASQVMICLTLEYPQQIPIYVTVAPVILLLSTAIFYVGSRLGKREGWIQ, encoded by the exons ATGTCTTTTTGCGAACACTTAGTGGCCACTGTAATCGCAGTTACACAACACTGGACAAAGTGCATTCGGCTTACG ATGACACTGGCACACCGGGCGCTCTTCACGTGGTTTATCGTCCTGGTTTTCCTGATTCTTCTGTGCCTCCGCCTGGACCCGCGCACCACCTGGAATTGGTTCGTCACCTTCACGCCACTCTGGTTCTTCGATgtgatcatcatcatctacgtgattattaaatttatcCGCAAGTGGCGAAACCTAACCTGTTTGACGGATCTCTTGTTTCTCTACAAATGGAACATCGCCGGCGTCCTGCTGACCATCGCCTCCCAAGTGATGATTTGCCTAACGCTGGAGTACCCGCAACAGATTCCCATATACGTGACTGTTGCCCCAGTCATCCTGCTGCTGAGCACCGCCATCTTCTATGTGGGCAGCAGGCTGGGAAAACGAGAGGGCTGGATTCAGTAG
- the LOC122616556 gene encoding transmembrane protein 60 isoform X2: MTLAHRALFTWFIVLVFLILLCLRLDPRTTWNWFVTFTPLWFFDVIIIIYVIIKFIRKWRNLTCLTDLLFLYKWNIAGVLLTIASQVMICLTLEYPQQIPIYVTVAPVILLLSTAIFYVGSRLGKREGWIQ, translated from the coding sequence ATGACACTGGCACACCGGGCGCTCTTCACGTGGTTTATCGTCCTGGTTTTCCTGATTCTTCTGTGCCTCCGCCTGGACCCGCGCACCACCTGGAATTGGTTCGTCACCTTCACGCCACTCTGGTTCTTCGATgtgatcatcatcatctacgtgattattaaatttatcCGCAAGTGGCGAAACCTAACCTGTTTGACGGATCTCTTGTTTCTCTACAAATGGAACATCGCCGGCGTCCTGCTGACCATCGCCTCCCAAGTGATGATTTGCCTAACGCTGGAGTACCCGCAACAGATTCCCATATACGTGACTGTTGCCCCAGTCATCCTGCTGCTGAGCACCGCCATCTTCTATGTGGGCAGCAGGCTGGGAAAACGAGAGGGCTGGATTCAGTAG
- the LOC122616555 gene encoding proline-rich protein PRCC produces MSLVAYAASSDEDSENEEENPVPQAEVIKPLAKPSTTNPANEASLVPESTSGHISDEDDDYVPQEVSLQELKPPTPRLLLTLPKPKVTAAAEDQEDEDADNQVTSAFAKLPMPRTAAKGKAIVEEKDDEFLHKKALPIEIEKPPPPPVKGKVKISIPSLRDFSDVDKEKADRAKNKVDKPNAPKGSGLLSLLPQAKSERNFSKNFSSAAAAPSANTTPAPSPNNNPVQPRAAPAFVPDTVKLRRAAHNTEGVDGPKAGQKKIPEANDALKPTKSKPTSLVNASDSEDDEDGTGDFFSLNSEQKLPEVSSNEISALVAKRAAKMVEASSKYLEEVAEKEAAEAEAARLEEEQTQIAQKRYYEQQLNAEAMDALVGKNAKRRRKEAKEMQVIDISGSEVLPDREEWMRSALASSTTFQPTGVLTDEEPVAGTRRKHQITYLAHKAKANEAELQAMWSANRQTRRATQSKYGF; encoded by the coding sequence ATGTCGCTTGTTGCTTATGCCGCCAGTTCTGATGAAGATTCAGAGAACGAGGAGGAAAATCCTGTACCACAAGCGGAAGTGATAAAACCACTAGCCAAGCCGAGCACAACAAATCCTGCCAATGAGGCGTCTCTGGTTCCTGAATCAACCAGTGGTCACATTAGCGACGAAGACGACGATTACGTTCCCCAGGAAGTGTCCCTTCAGGAGCTAAAGCCGCCCACCCCAAGGCTCCTACTGACCTTACCCAAACCAAAAGTCACTGCTGCCGCTGAGGATCAGGAAGATGAGGATGCCGACAACCAGGTTACCTCCGCATTTGCCAAACTTCCCATGCCACGaacagcagcaaaaggaaaagccatTGTAGAGGAGAAAGACGATGAGTTCCTGCACAAAAAGGCGCTACCCATAGAAATAGAGAAACCCCCACCGCCGCCAGTTAAGGGAAAGGTAAAAATCAGCATTCCCTCGCTAAGGGATTTCTCAGATGTGGACAAGGAGAAAGCTGATAGAGCTAAGAACAAAGTGGACAAACCCAATGCACCCAAGGGATCGGGACTGTTAAGTCTGCTGCCGCAGGCAAAGTCGGAGCGCAATTTCTCCAAGAACTTCTCATCCGCGGCAGCCGCTCCTTCAGCCAACACCACACCTGCTCCTAGTCCAAACAATAATCCTGTGCAGCCTCGAGCAGCACCAGCTTTTGTGCCCGATACAGTGAAGCTGCGACGAGCTGCACACAATACCGAAGGCGTTGATGGTCCCAAGGCCGGCCAAAAGAAGATTCCTGAGGCAAATGACGCTTTGAAACCAACAAAATCAAAGCCCACCTCCCTGGTAAATGCCAGCGATAGTGAAGATGACGAAGATGGTACTGGAGACTTTTTCTCCCTGAACTCCGAGCAAAAGCTACCTGAGGTGAGCAGCAACGAGATTAGCGCTCTAGTGGCCAAGCGAGCGGCAAAGATGGTGGAGGCCAGTAGCAAGTACCTCGAGGAGGTAGCCGAGAAGGAAGCAGCCGAAGCTGAAGCCGCCCGACTCGAGGAAGAGCAGACTCAGATTGCACAAAAGCGCTACTACGAGCAGCAGTTAAACGCAGAGGCCATGGACGCATTGGtgggcaaaaatgcaaaacgcaGGCGGAAGGAGGCCAAGGAGATGCAGGTGATCGACATATCTGGGTCAGAGGTGCTACCTGATCGTGAGGAATGGATGCGATCGGCTCTAGCTTCGTCCACCACCTTCCAACCTACCGGCGTGCTGACGGACGAGGAGCCGGTTGCAGGGACGCGGCGCAAGCACCAGATCACCTACCTGGCGCACAAGGCGAAGGCCAACGAAGCCGAGCTGCAGGCCATGTGGTCGGCTAACCGGCAGACCCGTCGGGCCACCCAAAGCAAATACGGCTTTTGA
- the LOC122615500 gene encoding protein brother, with product MHHHQNLGDAAAMNGMIPPYEAMAMYEQPKPRFIFKMPRVVPDQRSKFESDELFRRLSRESEVRYTGYRERAMEERRMRFVNDCRKGYAEISMVASGTNLQLYFNANHNPYAQEPECDFERERGKVHLRSGFIMNGVCVRFRGWVDLDRLDGAACLEFDEQRAQQEDAQLQEQIQSYNQRMAESRRIYQTPQTPPEDHHHRGGPGLPRGPMGGW from the coding sequence ATGCATCACCATCAGAATCTCGGAGACGCGGCCGCCATGAATGGAATGATCCCGCCATACGAAGCCATGGCCATGTACGAGCAGCCCAAGCCCAGATTCATCTTCAAGATGCCCCGTGTGGTGCCTGACCAGAGATCCAAGTTTGAAAGCGACGAGCTCTTCCGCCGGCTCAGCAGAGAGAGTGAAGTTCGCTACACAGGATACCGGGAACGTGCGATGGAGGAGCGCAGGATGCGGTTTGTCAACGACTGTCGCAAGGGCTATGCGGAGATATCGATGGTGGCTTCGGGCACCAATCTGCAGCTCTACTTCAACGCCAACCACAATCCGTATGCACAGGAACCGGAGTGCGACTTTGAGAGGGAGCGGGGCAAAGTCCATTTGCGTTCCGGCTTCATCATGAACGGGGTGTGCGTCCGATTCCGGGGCTGGGTGGATCTGGACCGACTGGATGGCGCTGCCTGTCTGGAGTTCGACGAGCAACGAGCCCAGCAGGAGGATGcccagctgcaggagcagatCCAAAGCTACAACCAACGCATGGCCGAGTCCAGGAGAATCTATCAAACGCCCCAGACTCCACCCGAGGATCACCATCATAGGGGTGGGCCTGGTCTCCCTAGGGGACCAATGGGTGGTTGGTAG
- the LOC122615503 gene encoding novel acetylcholine receptor chaperone has translation MPPASNTIVLKSLSVLLGLFFIFVGTLKLTPHISKDLYKDLRTEYVKYAKVFPLTALFGVKVPSKWYRRTVGILEIVCGLAMALIPYHKVKNAANVTLLVLMLLGIYQHWMVSDPFERSGPALVFTFMLGGRLVVWYQTARLQDEATTATQPAANGVKQD, from the exons ATGCCTCCTGCATCCAATACGATCGTGCTGAAGAGCCTCTCCGTGCTGCTGGGCCTGTTCTTCATCTTCGTGGGCACCCTCAAGCTGACGCCGCACATCAGCAAGGATCTCTACAAGGACCTG CGCACAGAGTACGTGAAGTATGCCAAAGTGTTCCCGCTGACGGCGCTCTTCGGAGTGAAGGTACCCTCGAAATGGTACCGCCGCACCGTTGGCATCCTGGAGATCGTCTGCGGCCTGGCTATGGCTCTGATTCCCTATC ATAAAGTCAAGAACGCTGCCAACGTGAcgctgctggtgctgatgctgctgggcATCTACCAGCACTGGATGGTTAGTGATCCCTTCGAGCGCTCCGGACCGGCGCTGGTCTTCACCTTCATGCTGGGCGGCCGCCTGGTGGTCTGGTACCAGACCGCACGCCTCCAGGACGAGGCCACGACGGCAACGCAACCTGCTGCGAACGGCGTGAAGCAGGATTAG
- the LOC122615501 gene encoding vacuolar protein sorting-associated protein VTA1 homolog, whose protein sequence is MEFPPCPPSLKSIQHFLKLAQEHDTRDVVIAYWARLYSLQVGLKASTQTGEETKLLLGIMDWLEQMKKQYAENEAITNEVAAQAHIENYALKLFLYADKQDREENFGKNVVKAFYSSGVLYDILQTFGELSEEALHNRKYAKWKAAYIHNCLKNGETPIPGPLPDDDDEAELEGENANASADTSPEDAAGAAAPAPYQPEPDAQPPAPSSPTASGVVPPTVEEVLNNPNKLPSPPVDEEKPGGFVPYVPTAQPNPAAAATIYQPIVPVAGVQITPDQMITAQKYCKYAGSALNYDDVKTAIENLQKALKLLSTGSE, encoded by the exons ATGGAGTTTCCGCCCTGTCCTCCTTCGCTGAAGTCCATCCAGCACTTTCTGAAGCTGGCCCAGGAACATGATACCCGGGATGTGGTCATCGCCTACTGGGCGAGACTATA TTCCCTCCAGGTGGGCCTTAAGGCCTCCACCCAAACGGGCGAGGAAACCAAATTGCTGCTGG GCATCATGGACTGGCTGGAACAGATGAAGAAACAGTATGCAGAAAACGAGGCCATCACCAACGAGGTGGCTGCCCAGGCACACATCGAGAACTACGCCTTGAAACTGTTTCTGTACGCCGACAAACAGGATCGCGAGGAGAACTTCGGAAA AAATGTCGTTAAGGCCTTCTACTCCAGTGGTGTACTCTACGACATTCTCCAGACCTTCGGTGAACTTAGCGAAGAGGCGCTGCACAACAGGAAGTACGCCAAGTGGAAGGCAGCCTACATCCACAATTGCCTGAAGAACGGGGAGACTCCTATTCCCGGCCCCTTGccagacgacgacgatgaggcGGAGCTCGAGGGGGAGAATGCCAACGCCTCGGCAGACACATCGCCAGAGGACGCCGCGGGAGCAGCTGCCCCTGCGCCCTACCAGCCGGAGCCAGACGCGCAGCCTCCTGCTCCATCATCTCCGACGGCTTCCGGAGTGGTCCCTCCCACCGTCGAGGAGGTGTTGAACAACCCGAACAAATTGCCCAGTCCGCCGGTGGACGAGGAGAAGCCCGGTGGCTTTGTGCCCTACGTACCCACTGCTCAGCCTAATCCAGCCGCGGCGGCCACCATTTACCAGCCCATTGTGCCCGTGGCCGGAGTGCAAATCACTCCCGACCAAATGATTACCGCCCAGAAGTATTGCAAGTACGCCGGCAGTGCCCTCAACTATGACGACGTCAAGACCGCCATCGAGAACCTGCAGAAGGCCCTTAAGCTGCTGAGCACCGGGTCCGAGTAG
- the LOC122615502 gene encoding peroxisomal membrane protein PMP22, with amino-acid sequence MEMTTTQSDQIPQFSECHGTTAVPHSGTSKILKLVPPSKVVCAALSCESATKTFGVSQAHLCSTGNMVLSKPLYSLFGTYLEQLFNHPVRTKSITACVLATSANVTSQRLAGAKTLNQHSVFAYGLFGLIFGGSVPHYFYTTVERLFSHDVRFRRFFLFLSERLVYAPIYQALSLFFLTLFEGKSPSTALKNVEKLYWPLLKANWQYLSVFVYLNFAYVPPMFRSITMAIISFIWVVVIAQKRRRFQEKQAGKEATK; translated from the exons ATGGAAATGACTACCACGCAGAGTGACCAGATACCGCAGTTTTCCGAATGCCATGGAACCACCGCAGTTCCACACTCTGGAACTAGCAAAATACTAAAGTTAGTACCTCCGTCTAAAGTTGTTTGTGCGGCGCTCAGTTGCGAATCTGCGACCAAGACGTTTGGAGTTTCTCAG GCACATCTCTGCAGCACCGGCAACATGGTTCTCTCCAAGCCCCTGTACTCGCTTTTTGGCACTTATCTGGAGCAGCTCTTCAATCACCCGGTCCGCACCAAGTCCATTACGGC ATGCGTTCTGGCCACCTCGGCGAATGTCACCTCCCAGCGTTTGGCGGGTGCCAAGACCCTCAACCAGCATAGTGTATTCGCCTATGGACTCTTTGGACTGATCTTCGGCGGTAGTGTGCCGCACTACTTCTACACGACAGTGGAGCGGCTCTTCAGCCACGATGTGCGCTTCAGGAGGTTCTTCCTGTTTCTCTCCGAGCGACTGGTCTACGCTCCGATTTACCAGGCACTTTCTCTGTTCTTCTTGACCCTGTTCGAG GGCAAGTCTCCCAGCACGGCATTGAAGAATGTTGAGAAGCTCTACTGGCCTCTGCTGAAGGCCAACTGGCAGTACCTTTCCGTGTTCGTGTACCTCAACTTCGCCTACGTTCCCCCGATGTTCCGGTCCATCACAATGGCCATCATCTCCTTCATCTGGGTGGTGGTCATCGCCCAGAAGCGTCGCCGCTTCCAGGAGAAGCAGGCCGGCAAAGAGGCCACCAAGTAG